In Mesoplodon densirostris isolate mMesDen1 chromosome 5, mMesDen1 primary haplotype, whole genome shotgun sequence, a single window of DNA contains:
- the DPPA4 gene encoding developmental pluripotency-associated protein 4, with product MESAKNQECNSTKKTEEEYMSCKFKGTSVDAEEGQGASGKPDILETSAKGTKRKRSIKNNRACCPRKMPQCCDSVKPQKKAMPIPPLPSTLPPVNLIHRDVVRAWCQQLKLSTKGPKLDGYKRLCEHAYPHQKNIPATAQEARILSLSRRKSKMDKGELPLECWDEKMSSEVAPPPEEEAPALEGAPTLQEVVSTSASDTGAVFASWSKMTARAMKMESVQSQETCGVWWCVVHGRGLPANTEGWVHLQFHAGQAWVPEKRRRVSALFLPPAGNLPPPHLEDNMLCPECVHRNKVLMKSLQ from the exons ATGGAGAGTGCAAAGAACCAGGAG TGCAACTCCACaaagaagacagaggaagaatATATGAGTTGCAAATTCAAAGGTACATCAGTAGATGCCGAAGAGGGACAGGGGGCTTCTGGTAAACCAGATATACTAGAAACCTCGGCAAAGGGGaccaaaagaaaaagatctataaaaaataaCAGAG CTTGCTGTCCACGAAAAATGCCACAATGTTGTGACAGTGTGAAACCTCAGAAGAAGGCAATGCCGATTCCTCCTTTACCTTCTACACTGCCGCCTGTCAATCTGATTCACAGGGATGTTGTGCGCGCTTGGTGCCAGCAGTTAAAACTGAGCACCAAAGGCCCG AAACTAGACGGATATAAACGACTCTGTGAACATGCCTACCCTCATCAAAAA AACATTCCTGCCACAGCCCAGGAGGCCAGGATCCTATCACTATCgagaagaaaatcaaagatgGACAAGGGGGAACTACCTCTGGAATGTTGGGATGAAAAGATGTCTTCTGAAGTGGCTCCTCCTCCTGAGGAGGAAGCACCTGCCCTTGAAGGAGCTCCTACTCTTCAGGAAGTTGTATCAACTTCTGCCTCTGACACAGGAGCTGTGTTTGCCTCTTGGAGCAAAATGACAGCCAGGGCCATGAAGATGGAGTCGGTGCAATCACAAGAGACCTGTG gGGTCTGGTGGTGTGTGGTTCACGGGAGAGGTCTCCCTGCTAACACAGAGGGCTGGGTTCACTTACAATTTCATGCCGGACAGGCTTGGGTGCCTGAAAAACGAAGGAGGGTGTCTGCGCTCTTCTTGCCGCCTGCGGGCAATCTTCCTCCCCCACACCTGGAGGACAACATGCTGTGCCCTGAGTGCGTGCACAG gAATAAAGTATTAATGAAAAGCCTGCAGTGA